In one window of Gudongella oleilytica DNA:
- a CDS encoding VanW family protein encodes MDKRVVAAIVVLLIISGALFGGYTYLDGRINIDGYYEGVSVANVPIGGLTRQQAESKLRESLENGFNEKGIIIESEEHPGEETFISYAKLGYTYDYEAALDEAYKIGRSGSIIDRFMRIQELRNDPVNIEIESLYSVPRLDFELNTLAEKYKRDPIDADFDFSNGEINVTKHVNGTAVDLDTLRKDAELAISEGGRVELPIEIIEPEIKAEFYERINGKIAEFSTSFKGSAPGRVNNIRLSAKAFKGILLMPGDELSYNETTGPRRADAGYQEAPVILNGELTPGMGGGVCQTSTTLYNALLLADLEIIERHPHSMPPAYVPRGTDGAVATGYLDLRFKNNFDYPVYIDSEVIGTRVYFYIYGDMRGRDYTVKIDTEHHATIPYKVHENFDPSLPPGYRELVQEGRTGYKVSTYKSIIKNGEVISRERISSDYYKERDFIYRVGPALAAEPIIQPPAAVDQTPVMPVEEGVLPEVLP; translated from the coding sequence ATGGATAAACGAGTAGTTGCAGCAATTGTCGTTCTGCTTATTATATCAGGAGCCTTGTTTGGAGGCTACACCTACCTGGATGGCAGGATAAACATAGATGGTTATTATGAAGGTGTTTCGGTTGCAAATGTCCCAATAGGAGGCCTGACTAGGCAGCAGGCAGAAAGCAAATTGCGGGAGAGCCTTGAGAATGGCTTCAACGAAAAGGGAATTATCATAGAATCTGAGGAGCACCCGGGTGAGGAAACCTTTATATCCTATGCCAAGCTCGGATATACCTACGATTATGAGGCTGCGCTTGATGAGGCATATAAAATTGGAAGAAGCGGAAGCATAATAGACAGGTTCATGAGAATACAGGAGTTGAGGAATGATCCTGTAAACATTGAAATTGAGTCTTTATACAGCGTCCCGAGACTAGATTTTGAATTGAACACATTAGCAGAAAAGTACAAAAGGGACCCGATAGATGCCGACTTTGATTTTTCCAATGGGGAGATCAATGTCACCAAACATGTCAATGGAACTGCGGTTGACCTTGATACACTAAGAAAGGATGCAGAGCTGGCAATTTCCGAGGGAGGAAGAGTAGAGCTTCCGATCGAGATAATCGAGCCTGAAATAAAAGCTGAGTTTTATGAAAGGATCAACGGAAAGATAGCAGAATTCTCCACAAGCTTCAAAGGCAGCGCTCCTGGAAGAGTTAACAACATAAGGCTTTCAGCAAAAGCTTTTAAAGGAATTCTATTGATGCCGGGCGATGAGCTGTCCTATAATGAGACCACCGGGCCCAGAAGAGCTGATGCCGGTTATCAGGAAGCTCCAGTGATACTGAACGGTGAGCTGACTCCAGGCATGGGGGGAGGAGTTTGCCAGACATCTACTACACTATATAATGCACTTCTTCTTGCAGACCTGGAAATCATTGAAAGACATCCGCATTCAATGCCTCCTGCGTATGTACCCAGAGGAACTGACGGCGCTGTAGCGACAGGGTATCTGGATCTAAGGTTTAAGAACAATTTTGACTATCCAGTCTACATCGACTCAGAGGTCATTGGAACCAGGGTATACTTCTATATATATGGCGACATGAGGGGTAGGGATTATACAGTTAAGATAGACACTGAGCATCATGCAACCATTCCCTATAAGGTTCATGAAAATTTTGATCCTTCTCTCCCTCCAGGTTATAGAGAGCTTGTTCAGGAGGGTAGAACGGGCTACAAGGTCAGCACCTATAAGTCGATAATCAAAAATGGAGAGGTAATAAGCAGAGAAAGGATATCCTCAGATTATTACAAAGAAAGGGATTTTATCTATAGGGTAGGGCCTGCACTTGCTGCTGAGCCGATAATCCAACCTCCAGCTGCGGTTGACCAAACTCCTGTCATGCCAGTTGAAGAGGGAGTTTTACCGGAGGTATTGCCATAG